Proteins found in one Subtercola endophyticus genomic segment:
- a CDS encoding HAD-IIA family hydrolase — translation MSRRDEIECWLTDMDGVLVHENQALPGAAELLQQWRDEGKPYLVLTNNSMFTPRDLSARLLASGLEVPEERIWTSALATAAFLKSQQPGGSAFVIGEAGITTALHEAGFILTDQNPDFVVVGETRNYSFEAITRAIRLITAGARFISTNPDATGPSAEGPLPATGAVTALITKACGMEPYVVGKPNPMMFRSALNKIGAHSENTGMIGDRMDTDVVAGIEAGLHTILVLTGISDPAEIAKYPFRPDEILKGVYELLSPEPVESDEI, via the coding sequence ATGTCTCGTCGTGACGAAATCGAATGTTGGCTGACCGATATGGACGGCGTGCTCGTCCATGAGAACCAAGCTCTGCCGGGCGCCGCCGAGCTATTGCAGCAGTGGCGTGACGAGGGCAAGCCCTACCTCGTGCTCACGAACAACTCGATGTTCACCCCGCGTGACCTGAGCGCGCGCCTGCTCGCCTCCGGCCTCGAGGTACCCGAAGAGCGCATCTGGACGTCTGCTCTGGCAACCGCCGCCTTCCTGAAGTCGCAGCAGCCTGGCGGGTCGGCCTTCGTCATCGGCGAGGCGGGCATCACCACCGCGCTGCACGAGGCCGGCTTCATTCTCACCGACCAGAACCCCGACTTCGTGGTCGTCGGCGAGACGCGAAACTACTCGTTCGAGGCCATCACCCGGGCCATCCGGTTGATCACGGCAGGCGCTCGCTTCATCTCGACCAACCCCGACGCGACCGGCCCGAGTGCCGAGGGCCCGCTTCCGGCGACCGGCGCGGTCACCGCTCTCATCACGAAGGCCTGCGGCATGGAGCCGTACGTGGTCGGCAAGCCGAACCCGATGATGTTCCGGTCGGCCCTCAACAAGATCGGTGCGCACTCGGAGAACACGGGCATGATCGGCGACCGCATGGACACCGACGTGGTCGCCGGAATCGAAGCCGGGCTGCACACGATTCTCGTACTCACCGGCATCAGCGACCCGGCCGAGATCGCAAAGTACCCGTTCCGCCCCGACGAGATACTCAAGGGCGTCTACGAGCTGCTCTCGCCCGAGCCCGTCGAGTCCGACGAGATCTGA
- a CDS encoding metal-dependent transcriptional regulator: protein MPVSSLTTAAQDYLKVIWAASEWSSEPITVKQLADRTGVSTATVSDGIRKLAGLGMLEHEPYGSIELTDSGRSVAVQMVRRHRLVETFLVEMLGYSWDEVHDEAEVLEHAVSDTLVDRIDRRLGFPARDPHGDPIPSAAGDSVRLAAVRLSAADAGHPLVVSRISDADAEVLRYAADRGVLPGVRLTVLAASDAAAAAAAAAAAPGDGGVAVKAAPAGAADVGAAAGGVSAPSGAGAAVGAAEAAAAAAPGDGGVAAKAGLAGVDVRVALDGDPEHPVAIVQRAADAIWVTEVEA, encoded by the coding sequence ATGCCCGTTTCGAGTCTCACCACCGCGGCCCAGGATTACCTCAAGGTGATCTGGGCGGCCTCCGAATGGTCGAGTGAACCCATCACGGTCAAGCAGCTCGCCGACCGCACGGGTGTGAGCACTGCGACCGTCTCCGACGGCATTCGTAAGCTCGCCGGGCTCGGGATGCTCGAGCATGAGCCCTACGGAAGCATCGAGCTCACCGACTCCGGCCGCTCGGTCGCCGTGCAGATGGTGCGGCGCCACCGGCTCGTCGAGACGTTTCTCGTGGAGATGCTCGGGTACTCGTGGGACGAGGTGCACGACGAGGCAGAAGTTCTGGAGCACGCCGTGTCGGACACGCTCGTCGACCGCATTGACCGGCGCCTCGGGTTTCCGGCGCGAGACCCGCACGGCGATCCGATCCCGTCGGCTGCGGGAGATTCGGTTCGGCTCGCCGCGGTGCGGTTGAGTGCGGCGGACGCCGGGCATCCACTCGTCGTATCGCGCATCTCGGATGCCGACGCGGAAGTGTTGCGGTACGCGGCCGATCGCGGGGTGCTGCCGGGAGTGCGGCTGACCGTGCTGGCGGCCTCGGATGCTGCTGCTGCGGCGGCGGCTGCTGCGGCGGCGCCGGGCGATGGTGGAGTGGCGGTGAAGGCGGCGCCTGCCGGGGCGGCCGATGTTGGGGCGGCGGCTGGTGGCGTGAGCGCGCCGAGCGGCGCGGGTGCAGCGGTCGGCGCGGCCGAGGCGGCTGCTGCGGCGGCGCCGGGCGATGGTGGAGTGGCGGCGAAGGCGGGGCTCGCCGGGGTGGATGTTCGGGTGGCCCTTGACGGCGACCCCGAGCATCCGGTGGCCATCGTGCAGCGCGCGGCCGACGCCATTTGGGTCACGGAGGTCGAGGCGTGA
- a CDS encoding Nramp family divalent metal transporter: MALEQRTETAGPTGPSPAATSATGATSASSPAAPPSKPRSRAGTTPRLLFLLGPAFVAAIAYVDPGNVAANLTAGARYGYLLVWVLVAANGMAMIIQYQSAKLGIVTGHSLPELLGGRMRKWSRRSFWVQAELVAAATDLAEVIGGAIALQLLFGLPLLLGGLIVGVISMAILAVQSRRGQRPFETVIMTLLAVIAVGFLAGLFVSPVDWGEAAGGLVPRFAGTDTVLLAAGMLGATVMPHAIYLHSSLARDRHVAPSTPTTPIELRVSAGASPEHPHKLAARRAASADTAGNATELHGGRAPAGIRRLLHATKWDVLAALILAGAVNIAMLLTAAANLGGVTGTDTIAGAHAAITAALGPTIGVIFAVGLLASGLASTSVGSYAGATIMAGLLRVRIPLLLRRVITLIPALIILGAGVNPTWALVLSQVFLSLGIPFALIPLIRLTSDRMLMGTFANRLPVRVLCWGVAVLIVALNLALIGLTISGGLGG; encoded by the coding sequence ATGGCGCTGGAACAGCGAACGGAAACGGCGGGGCCAACCGGCCCGAGCCCCGCGGCGACAAGCGCCACAGGCGCCACAAGCGCCTCAAGCCCGGCAGCGCCCCCCAGCAAGCCGCGCTCCCGAGCCGGCACGACCCCGCGCCTCCTCTTTCTGCTCGGCCCCGCGTTCGTCGCCGCCATCGCCTACGTCGACCCCGGCAACGTGGCCGCAAACCTCACCGCGGGGGCACGGTACGGCTACCTGCTGGTGTGGGTGCTGGTCGCTGCGAACGGCATGGCCATGATCATCCAGTACCAGTCGGCGAAGCTCGGCATCGTCACCGGCCACAGCCTGCCCGAGCTGCTCGGCGGGCGCATGCGAAAGTGGTCGCGCCGGTCGTTCTGGGTGCAGGCCGAACTCGTCGCGGCGGCCACCGATCTCGCGGAGGTCATCGGCGGAGCCATCGCCCTGCAACTGCTGTTCGGCCTGCCCCTTCTGCTCGGCGGGCTCATCGTGGGCGTCATCTCGATGGCCATTCTCGCGGTGCAGTCGCGCCGCGGGCAGCGCCCCTTCGAGACCGTCATCATGACGCTGCTCGCGGTGATCGCCGTGGGGTTTCTCGCCGGGCTCTTCGTCAGCCCCGTCGACTGGGGCGAGGCAGCGGGCGGTCTCGTACCCCGCTTCGCCGGAACCGACACCGTTCTGCTCGCCGCAGGGATGCTCGGTGCCACCGTCATGCCGCATGCGATCTATTTGCACTCCTCCCTGGCGCGCGACCGGCACGTGGCGCCCAGCACTCCCACCACCCCCATCGAGCTACGAGTTTCTGCGGGTGCGAGCCCGGAACACCCGCACAAACTCGCAGCTCGACGAGCTGCTAGTGCCGACACGGCCGGGAACGCGACGGAGTTGCACGGCGGCAGAGCACCGGCGGGCATCCGGCGACTGCTACATGCGACCAAGTGGGATGTGCTGGCCGCCCTCATTCTGGCCGGCGCCGTGAACATCGCCATGCTGCTCACCGCCGCCGCCAACCTCGGCGGAGTCACCGGCACCGACACCATCGCGGGCGCCCACGCCGCCATCACCGCCGCCCTCGGGCCGACCATCGGCGTCATCTTCGCCGTCGGACTGCTCGCCTCGGGCCTCGCCTCGACCTCGGTCGGGTCGTATGCGGGCGCCACCATCATGGCGGGGCTGCTGCGGGTGCGCATCCCTCTGCTGTTGCGACGGGTCATCACGCTCATCCCGGCGCTCATCATTCTCGGCGCCGGCGTCAACCCGACCTGGGCGCTTGTGCTGTCGCAGGTGTTTCTGAGCCTCGGTATTCCCTTCGCGCTGATTCCGCTGATCCGCCTCACGAGCGACCGGATGCTCATGGGCACTTTCGCGAACCGCCTCCCCGTGCGGGTTCTGTGCTGGGGCGTCGCGGTGCTCATCGTGGCGCTGAACCTGGCCCTCATCGGCCTCACGATCTCCGGTGGACTCGGCGGCTGA
- a CDS encoding TrmH family RNA methyltransferase: protein MSDAPRYPPVDNPSIELSTNGVGPWRGELPTEPFYDPELLERGDSRNVIDRYRYWTMEAIVADLDQHRHPFHVAIENWQHDMNIGSIVRSANAFAADTVHVIGRKRWNRRGAMVTDRYQHIQHHETVSSFVAWAEADALPIIAIDNVPGSVLIETFAFPARCVLLFGQEGPGLTADAVAAASAVVEISQFGSTRSMNASAAAAVAMHAWVLQHVSFG from the coding sequence GTGTCAGACGCGCCTCGCTACCCTCCGGTCGACAACCCTTCGATCGAGCTCTCCACCAACGGTGTGGGACCGTGGCGAGGCGAGCTTCCGACGGAACCGTTCTACGACCCCGAACTGCTCGAGCGCGGTGATTCGCGCAATGTGATCGATCGCTACCGGTACTGGACGATGGAAGCCATCGTGGCCGATCTCGACCAGCACCGGCATCCGTTTCACGTCGCCATCGAGAACTGGCAGCACGACATGAACATCGGCTCGATCGTGCGCAGTGCCAACGCTTTCGCTGCCGACACCGTTCATGTGATCGGCCGCAAGCGCTGGAACCGTCGCGGTGCCATGGTGACCGACCGCTATCAGCACATTCAGCATCACGAGACCGTCTCGTCGTTCGTCGCGTGGGCCGAAGCGGATGCTCTGCCGATCATCGCGATCGACAACGTTCCGGGATCCGTACTCATCGAAACTTTTGCGTTTCCGGCGCGCTGCGTGCTGCTGTTCGGGCAAGAAGGACCGGGTCTCACGGCTGATGCCGTCGCGGCCGCGTCGGCCGTCGTCGAGATCAGCCAATTCGGCTCGACCCGCTCGATGAACGCGTCGGCAGCGGCCGCGGTGGCGATGCACGCGTGGGTGCTGCAGCACGTCTCATTTGGATAA
- a CDS encoding YncE family protein produces MSLHHAQIVFRGVVRTACIASVVSLSAFGIVSSASAATTHFGPVAPPVAVGQKPVAVAIDDNLNTAGHKQVYVANSDSDSISVIDATTRLVTNTIPLVTGADPSAITINQADDLVFVAEYGLDAVLVIGGKTHSTLTYTKVGSKPDALAWDSVQHRVYVADYGDGTFTALADRTGGYLGSVGVGSGANSKPEGIAFDSKANRIVVAAQGDNKVYLIDGSKGTVTASPTTFHSPNAVAVNSQSGEAYVANYDSNTITVIDTTDGTEAIGSPITVGNNPNALAVDETTNAVYVANLNSSVSVITPSKTSTDLDVATVELPGDHPSGIAVDPATGDVYVSNQGTGVDSVSILGTVVSPTITSGAPSAATVGDPYNFQFTATGTPSEITYSATGDLPAGFRLVNGQLVGTPTASGSFTFTLHASNGVDPEATMQYTLTVNPVSPPTTPTPIPTPAATGGATTTGSVPYLPQVAG; encoded by the coding sequence ATGTCACTTCACCATGCTCAGATCGTGTTCCGGGGAGTTGTTCGTACCGCCTGCATCGCTTCTGTGGTCTCGCTGTCGGCGTTCGGCATCGTGTCGTCGGCGAGCGCCGCGACCACGCACTTCGGGCCGGTGGCGCCGCCCGTCGCTGTGGGGCAGAAGCCAGTGGCCGTCGCCATCGACGACAACCTCAATACGGCGGGGCACAAGCAGGTGTATGTGGCGAACTCCGACTCTGATTCGATCAGCGTCATCGACGCGACGACTCGTCTCGTGACGAATACGATTCCGCTGGTCACGGGCGCCGACCCGAGCGCCATTACGATCAACCAGGCCGACGATCTTGTCTTCGTGGCCGAATATGGACTCGACGCCGTTCTTGTCATCGGCGGAAAAACACACTCTACGTTGACTTACACCAAGGTGGGTTCGAAGCCCGATGCTCTGGCGTGGGATTCGGTGCAGCATCGGGTCTACGTCGCAGATTACGGAGATGGCACCTTCACTGCTCTCGCCGACAGAACCGGTGGGTACCTCGGGTCGGTGGGCGTCGGGTCTGGCGCGAACAGCAAGCCAGAGGGCATCGCATTCGATTCGAAGGCGAATCGCATCGTCGTCGCTGCGCAGGGTGACAACAAGGTGTATCTGATCGACGGGAGCAAGGGCACCGTCACCGCTTCGCCGACGACCTTCCATAGCCCGAACGCGGTCGCCGTGAATTCTCAGAGCGGCGAGGCGTACGTCGCGAACTACGACAGCAACACCATCACGGTGATCGACACGACCGATGGCACAGAGGCCATCGGTTCGCCGATCACGGTCGGCAACAACCCGAATGCGCTCGCGGTCGACGAGACCACCAACGCGGTCTACGTCGCGAACCTGAATTCGTCGGTCTCCGTCATCACGCCCTCGAAGACGAGCACGGATCTCGACGTGGCGACGGTCGAACTCCCGGGCGATCATCCGTCGGGTATCGCGGTCGACCCCGCCACCGGTGACGTCTACGTTTCGAACCAAGGAACCGGCGTCGATTCGGTGTCGATTCTGGGTACGGTGGTGAGTCCGACAATCACGTCTGGCGCGCCGAGTGCGGCCACCGTGGGCGACCCCTACAACTTTCAGTTCACGGCGACCGGCACTCCTTCGGAGATCACGTACAGCGCCACGGGCGACCTGCCTGCCGGCTTTCGGCTGGTCAACGGTCAACTCGTCGGAACACCTACGGCGAGCGGATCCTTCACGTTCACGCTGCACGCCTCGAACGGCGTCGACCCCGAGGCGACGATGCAGTACACGCTCACCGTGAACCCGGTGTCGCCCCCGACGACGCCGACGCCCATCCCGACTCCGGCGGCGACCGGCGGAGCGACCACCACGGGCAGCGTTCCCTACCTTCCGCAGGTCGCGGGCTGA
- a CDS encoding YncE family protein — translation MSRSLTRAACIATVVGLSAFGLAASANAATTHFGPIPGSPVSVELKPVAVAFDNNVNPLTHHKQVYVANSDSDSISVIDASTHLVTNTISISTHKDAKPSAIVINQADDLVFVAAYEDDSVTVINGRTNTISSTGDPVGVAPDALAWDSVNHRVYVADYGDGTVTALDDRTGALFPLEGFTVGSGGATSKPEGIAVDSVNRKIVVAAQGDNAVFVYDADTPTTYVRLSGTFASPNAVAVDSSRSRAYIANYDNDTVSVFNIATSAEVSGSPIAVSANPNALAVDPSSGTVYVANFNASVLSVIDPTSFSVTGAGPVGAKPSGVAVAGDEIYVSNQKDNTVSILGATVSPTITSGAPGAATVGSSYNFPFAATGTPSAMTFSVTGSLPAGVTLVDGALVGTPTESGDFTFALHASNGVDPDATMSYTLHVNAAAVTPTPTPTPTPTPTPTPTTPGGHLPQVAG, via the coding sequence TTGTCGCGCAGCCTTACGCGCGCCGCCTGCATCGCCACCGTCGTCGGGCTATCGGCCTTCGGCCTGGCTGCTTCGGCGAACGCTGCAACGACGCACTTCGGCCCCATTCCGGGTTCGCCCGTTTCGGTCGAATTGAAGCCGGTCGCCGTCGCGTTCGACAACAACGTCAATCCGCTCACCCACCACAAGCAGGTGTACGTCGCCAATTCCGATTCCGATTCGATCAGCGTCATCGATGCTTCAACGCACCTCGTGACGAACACGATCAGTATCAGCACCCACAAGGACGCGAAACCGAGCGCCATTGTGATCAATCAGGCTGACGACCTCGTCTTCGTCGCTGCGTATGAAGATGATTCGGTCACCGTCATCAACGGCCGCACGAACACAATTTCGAGCACGGGTGACCCGGTGGGCGTGGCGCCCGACGCCCTCGCATGGGATTCCGTGAATCATCGCGTTTACGTCGCCGACTATGGCGACGGCACAGTTACGGCCCTCGATGACCGCACGGGCGCACTATTTCCACTCGAAGGCTTCACTGTCGGGTCGGGCGGCGCGACAAGCAAGCCCGAAGGCATCGCGGTCGACTCTGTGAACAGAAAGATCGTGGTCGCCGCCCAAGGCGACAACGCGGTGTTCGTCTACGACGCCGACACCCCGACCACGTATGTGCGGCTCAGCGGAACGTTCGCAAGCCCCAACGCCGTGGCGGTCGATTCGAGCCGGAGCCGGGCGTACATCGCGAACTACGACAACGACACCGTAAGTGTCTTCAACATCGCGACGAGCGCCGAGGTTTCGGGATCGCCTATCGCCGTCAGTGCGAATCCGAATGCACTCGCGGTCGACCCGAGCTCAGGTACCGTGTACGTCGCCAACTTCAACGCTTCGGTACTTTCTGTGATCGACCCGACGTCGTTCTCCGTGACCGGGGCCGGCCCGGTCGGGGCCAAGCCCTCCGGTGTGGCCGTCGCCGGCGACGAGATCTACGTCTCGAATCAGAAGGACAACACGGTTTCGATTCTCGGCGCGACAGTGAGTCCGACGATCACGTCCGGCGCGCCGGGCGCTGCGACCGTCGGATCGTCGTACAACTTTCCGTTCGCCGCGACCGGAACCCCGTCTGCGATGACGTTCTCGGTTACCGGTTCGCTGCCGGCCGGGGTCACCCTGGTCGACGGAGCGCTGGTCGGCACGCCGACCGAGAGCGGGGACTTCACGTTCGCGCTTCACGCTTCGAACGGCGTCGATCCCGACGCGACCATGAGCTACACGCTGCATGTGAACGCCGCAGCGGTCACCCCGACACCCACGCCGACACCCACGCCGACTCCGACGCCCACGCCGACTACCCCAGGTGGCCACCTGCCGCAGGTCGCCGGCTAA
- a CDS encoding L,D-transpeptidase, with amino-acid sequence MAPAEVYVAPTADAIAALPEAKYNATIAGLMPAGQSAAAGSPAAGSPATGTPATGSPATVPGAAATFHLSVDAALYGADRVTPVARLAASNFLGDPTVVVPVQTVGDWTLILTPSRQALPSANNGSAPAQTTAWIRTSLLTKDADLVSHIDVSLGGQTLTIVTPGQPDQSFAVGVGAPDTPTPTGVTGYIQARYLDASQGESVYPIQLTSLHSAAADEPFGGSDGGLIGVHFEQENTGQISHGCIRLPADAITAVNALPLGTLITITA; translated from the coding sequence ATGGCGCCAGCTGAGGTCTATGTTGCTCCGACAGCCGATGCGATCGCTGCACTGCCCGAGGCCAAGTACAACGCGACCATCGCCGGGCTGATGCCCGCGGGGCAGTCGGCGGCAGCCGGTTCCCCTGCAGCCGGTTCCCCGGCGACCGGGACCCCTGCAACCGGGTCCCCGGCGACCGTACCCGGGGCCGCAGCCACCTTCCACCTGAGTGTCGACGCGGCGCTGTACGGGGCAGACCGCGTGACGCCGGTCGCGCGACTGGCGGCGTCGAACTTTCTCGGGGATCCGACGGTGGTGGTGCCGGTGCAGACCGTCGGCGACTGGACGCTCATCTTGACGCCCAGTCGGCAGGCGCTTCCGTCGGCGAACAACGGCAGTGCCCCGGCGCAGACCACAGCCTGGATCCGCACGAGTCTGCTCACGAAAGACGCCGACCTGGTCAGCCACATCGACGTCTCGCTCGGTGGGCAGACGCTCACCATCGTGACGCCGGGTCAGCCCGATCAGTCATTCGCGGTGGGCGTCGGCGCGCCCGATACTCCGACACCCACGGGCGTCACGGGGTACATCCAGGCCCGCTATCTCGACGCGAGCCAGGGGGAGTCGGTCTACCCGATCCAACTCACGTCGCTGCACTCCGCCGCGGCTGATGAACCTTTCGGGGGTTCCGACGGCGGACTCATCGGAGTGCACTTCGAACAAGAGAACACCGGCCAGATCTCGCACGGGTGCATCCGTCTGCCCGCCGACGCGATCACCGCCGTCAACGCGCTCCCGCTCGGAACCCTCATCACCATCACGGCCTGA
- a CDS encoding DMT family transporter, translated as MGYLFLALAIVSEVVATAFLKFTSGEGATFANRWWAYLIVVVGYVASFAMLALTLQKGVPLGIAYAVWGGVGIVLVTIISWLVFKEFLSWVQIAGIVLVIGGVLLLELGVKR; from the coding sequence GTGGGGTACCTGTTTCTGGCTCTGGCGATCGTCTCCGAAGTCGTCGCCACGGCCTTTCTGAAGTTCACGTCGGGCGAGGGCGCTACCTTCGCCAACCGGTGGTGGGCTTACCTCATCGTCGTGGTCGGATACGTGGCGAGCTTCGCGATGCTCGCCCTCACCCTGCAGAAGGGCGTGCCGCTCGGAATCGCCTACGCCGTCTGGGGCGGTGTGGGCATCGTGCTGGTCACGATCATCAGTTGGCTGGTATTCAAGGAGTTTCTGAGCTGGGTACAGATCGCCGGCATCGTGCTCGTCATCGGCGGCGTGCTGCTGCTGGAGCTCGGCGTCAAACGTTGA
- a CDS encoding MDR family MFS transporter — MDAQNPADGERIASPHHQRNIALLVAGTFFMENLDGTILTTAAPSIGADFGVASLSIGVAITAYLLTLAVLIPLSGWLTQRFGARRIFLTAIAVFTLASILCALSQNLTELTVFRVLQGVGGALMVPVGRLAVLRITSKADLIRTVALLTWPALAAPVIAPLIGGILSTYASWHWIFLINVPLGLVAFVVAARILPREQRETPPRLDWLGLGLTSVGLGVLVYLGSLLAGTEQNAVELIVLAVVGLGMLALATAHFLRTSTPLLRLRSLRIETFRVSNAGGAVYRMTLFAVPFLLPLLFQDEFGYSPVLAGTLVLFVFIGNFAIKPLTTPMLRRFGFRPVLVAATLGAALSMVLCAFLTAETPLVVVAVLLVFSGVARSTGFTAYNTIAFADVPQSEMTDANTLTSTLQQVAAGFGVAVGAVALRAGEATWGGLGAFQFSFLVIGAITLVSTVEALRLSPNAGANIRPPAARGRVKRA, encoded by the coding sequence GTGGATGCTCAAAACCCTGCCGACGGCGAACGAATTGCGAGCCCGCACCACCAGCGCAACATCGCCCTGCTCGTCGCCGGAACCTTCTTCATGGAGAACCTCGACGGCACCATTCTGACCACGGCCGCCCCGAGCATCGGCGCGGACTTCGGCGTCGCATCGCTCAGCATCGGCGTCGCGATCACGGCCTACCTGCTCACGCTGGCGGTGCTCATTCCGCTGAGCGGCTGGCTCACCCAGCGGTTCGGAGCGCGACGCATCTTCTTGACGGCGATCGCCGTGTTCACGCTCGCCTCGATTCTCTGCGCGCTCAGCCAGAACCTCACCGAACTGACAGTCTTCCGCGTGCTGCAGGGCGTCGGCGGGGCGTTGATGGTGCCGGTCGGCCGCCTCGCGGTGTTGCGCATCACGAGCAAGGCCGACCTGATCCGCACGGTTGCGTTGCTGACCTGGCCGGCGCTCGCCGCGCCCGTCATCGCGCCGCTGATCGGCGGGATCCTCAGCACCTACGCGAGCTGGCACTGGATCTTTCTTATCAACGTGCCGCTCGGCCTGGTCGCGTTCGTCGTAGCCGCGCGCATCCTGCCGCGCGAACAACGTGAAACGCCACCGCGGCTCGACTGGCTGGGGCTCGGCCTCACCAGCGTCGGGCTCGGCGTTCTGGTGTATCTCGGTTCCCTTCTCGCCGGCACCGAGCAGAACGCGGTAGAACTCATCGTGCTCGCGGTTGTCGGCCTCGGGATGCTCGCACTTGCGACGGCGCACTTCTTGCGCACCAGCACGCCGCTGCTGCGACTGCGGTCGCTTCGCATCGAGACGTTCCGGGTGTCGAACGCCGGCGGCGCCGTGTACCGAATGACGTTGTTCGCGGTTCCGTTCTTGCTGCCGCTACTCTTTCAAGACGAGTTCGGCTATTCGCCCGTGCTGGCCGGAACACTGGTGCTCTTCGTCTTCATCGGCAACTTCGCGATAAAGCCGCTCACCACGCCCATGCTGCGCCGGTTCGGCTTTCGGCCGGTGCTCGTGGCGGCGACTCTGGGGGCGGCGCTCAGCATGGTGCTCTGCGCTTTTCTCACCGCGGAGACTCCGCTGGTCGTCGTCGCGGTGCTGCTCGTCTTCAGCGGGGTTGCCCGTTCGACGGGCTTCACGGCGTACAACACCATTGCGTTCGCCGACGTTCCGCAGTCCGAAATGACCGACGCGAACACCCTCACGTCGACCCTGCAGCAGGTCGCGGCCGGCTTCGGAGTAGCGGTGGGCGCCGTGGCACTGCGCGCCGGCGAGGCGACCTGGGGCGGACTCGGCGCGTTTCAGTTCAGCTTTCTCGTCATCGGCGCCATCACCCTGGTCTCGACGGTCGAGGCGTTGCGGTTGAGCCCGAACGCGGGAGCGAACATCCGCCCGCCCGCCGCCCGCGGCCGCGTAAAACGGGCGTAA
- a CDS encoding ABC transporter ATP-binding protein: MTDSDSDRLVVTGASKSYGRPGSRREALAAVDFEMTRGQFVSIIGPSGCGKSTLLRLMAGLEHPDTGSVSIFGSTPAEASAAKRIAFMPQVPALLPWASVLANVKLPSRVNRRADARRGAAEREAAEREAAERAAAERPDARPNAAHPAAAAPGALAAPPRPQPTPHAAADPVALLTELGLGDSLRALPHELSGGMQQRVAIARAFATQADLLLMDEPFSALDEFTRESTQDQLLALWSKLRSTVVFVTHSVPEAVVLSDAVVVMSPRPGRIASIVPIDVPRPRRSGLVESAALHEYEDLIREKLRLAGVELS; encoded by the coding sequence GTGACCGACTCCGACTCCGACCGCCTCGTCGTGACGGGCGCGTCGAAGTCGTACGGCCGCCCCGGATCCCGCCGCGAAGCGCTCGCCGCGGTCGACTTCGAGATGACGCGCGGCCAGTTCGTGAGCATCATCGGCCCGAGCGGATGCGGCAAATCGACCTTGTTGCGCCTCATGGCGGGCCTCGAGCATCCCGATACCGGAAGCGTCAGCATCTTCGGCAGCACCCCCGCCGAAGCCTCGGCGGCCAAACGCATCGCGTTCATGCCGCAGGTTCCGGCGTTGCTGCCGTGGGCGAGCGTGCTCGCGAACGTGAAACTGCCCTCGCGCGTGAACCGGCGAGCGGATGCCCGGCGCGGCGCCGCCGAACGAGAAGCCGCCGAACGAGAAGCCGCCGAACGAGCAGCCGCCGAACGGCCGGATGCCCGCCCGAACGCCGCCCACCCGGCCGCCGCGGCGCCCGGGGCCCTCGCCGCACCCCCGCGCCCGCAGCCCACCCCGCACGCAGCGGCCGATCCCGTGGCTCTGCTCACCGAACTCGGACTCGGCGACTCGTTGAGGGCCCTCCCGCACGAGCTCTCGGGTGGAATGCAGCAGCGCGTGGCCATCGCGCGCGCCTTCGCGACCCAGGCCGACCTGTTGCTGATGGATGAACCCTTTTCTGCCCTCGACGAATTCACCCGCGAATCCACGCAAGACCAACTGCTGGCGCTGTGGTCGAAGCTCAGGAGCACGGTGGTTTTCGTGACGCACTCGGTGCCCGAGGCGGTGGTGCTCTCGGATGCGGTCGTGGTGATGTCACCGCGGCCCGGCCGCATTGCCTCGATCGTGCCGATCGACGTTCCGCGGCCGCGGCGCAGCGGACTGGTCGAGTCGGCGGCGCTGCATGAATACGAAGACCTCATCCGCGAGAAGTTGCGTCTCGCCGGGGTGGAACTCTCGTGA